The genomic window GGAACAATCGAAGGTTTGCAGCCAGGAAAAAAAAGTgaccgagtctttcagtacctactcgccagaaacgtgtaacatctaacctcggttacgagaaaattcatgtgttccagTTTTCCAAATACACTTACGATACGCAATCTCAGACATAAAATTCatcgtagaattttttttttttaaattatgccaagcgcgataaatacacgcaaattgtgttttcaactacatttcttgacgcaaaaCACACGTAGtgtccacacccgccgctagaattcgttgccgaagcAGCCATTAAATCATTCTAATTGCAGATCGAAAGGTtcaactatgtaatgaaacggctctgattaaagcgaaaaaagacttgaaaaatactatacccggctttggacctgatttttaactaggtatttaaataaaatactgcccatattgttaaaattcatttaaccgttaatactataaaatttattttagtctttGTAAACTTTGGCTGGCgcaatccaccacagatggcagcaccgtcgttacacatttccgttgcatACAAATTccgttactcctaccaaatgccgaacACATCAATAACCTAAGAACTGACAAAGAAAGATGATTACACAAACgtagcaactgttttgtcttgatAAGCCaactgtgttcgcctgtgttgTTGTCGTGTTGCCAGAATGTCTGTTTAATTTAATCATTGGGTTCCCCTGTACGCTGCATTGCCGTTGTATTGTCCAAGTTATTAGTTTGGTATGAACCTTTTGTCGCTGTGTTGTGAAAGGATGTGGTTTGTCTGTAactactgttcttgttgcaactttcTCATCGTTGTCAACcaactgtgtttgtctgtgctgtgatatcgTTCTGACTAATTACTTCCACAAaactctctgtgctgtctatgcatttcgAATGGGTAGATTTAGTGTTGTTTTCTGTGTACTTTTTGTATTACTCTTTGATCGTCCGTACTTCAGGTTTTTTCTGTGCTATACAATGTAAGCCTGCAATGTAATATgtctgaaataatgttttaaatcaatcttccccattatCAGAATCATTCACAGAAGATCCCTTAACATAAAGTCTCTGTGCATAACCGCGTGGCTTTCAGTAACCCTACAAACAAACAAGAATAAAGTTACAATACTGTGCTTAGACGTCTAGTCACGAAATATTTCCTTTGAAAAACTTCACGAGTAAATATAGATATCAGAGTAAGCCACTCATTATAGATCGATAACGTGTTCTCATTATAACTTTGCCAAAATGACAGAACGGTTTCTTTAGTTTTATGTCAACCTTAACATTGTTAGCTTGATAAATATGGCACTAATATTCCCAGGATTCATTTCGGTTCAGGCTTGTCTCAAATTTCCTACATATAATCACGCCATTTACACAGAAAACAatcttctgtacttttacaaaagattcctttagaaaccatttgccaagaaatattttataataccaCAACAAAGTTATTGAgaacgataattttttttccatatatatattatatataatacgtTTTTTCGtgataattctgagtatttcttacgaaaatggagcatagttttatatttttatattttttgttttatttggtttATAAATGTGGGCAGTTAAAACTGGGAAGCTATTCAaataacggtttacaaataactttaactattggaggtactgggacaacacaaagcataaatgcccgggtaagaatccaaacccagcattttgtagtgatagagctgttttcatgcaaatgtacaaatttacaaatatcagtaattttacaaTGTAGAGTGTACAAAGATCGATAACAAGGCCAAATTCTATGGTATGTTACACGTGATTGTGTTACCGCTTCTCTTTGACTATAGCTGGCTCCTaaagggcgtgtcaagagcaccCTGTTCCAaacaacgtgaagcagatgcgtATGTGCTTTAGGACATACTTTGCTAtccaatgatttatttaaaaaaaacgtggcTTATCTTATCAAAATACCTCATTCATTTAATCACTAGAGATTTTTATTATTGTGTACCTGTGATCATgagtgaaaattaaaattatttagcagtatttttttataaatgcacaTACATAACTAACTTAACATTAGCGATGGGTCAtactaaattttataaaatcacaATCTTGAATtggaatcccaaagagtactacaaatatacccctcgaatctgaGTCTAGATCTCaagagtcaaaaataaaataatgtacaagaaattaaaaatatttactgctgtgttgaaacattaaaacatttaaatgttttattcattaACTACGTTTACAGAACcaatacaaatttataatttcattcaTATAATCACAAGttacaagtaaaatattttggagaatggtaacaggataggaaTGAAGATAAGAATTGTCCTAGCAAACTTCAGAGGTTAtaagatttgaaattttttaatttatatatttcctCCAAAATGTTTTTCGAATATTTTTCCacgaatatcgaatccttcgaatacttaGTACTCatggtattttaggattttattGACCCCATctctacttaaaattaaaacatttttttaattgttgaacGTGGTTTTAATGAATTGACATGTGTCGCTTCAGGTGGAACCGCTGAGAAGCACGGTCGAGGAGCTAAAAGAGAAGATGAAACAACTCAAGGTCGACGTAATTAAGAAACTGGTAAGTCGCGGTAAATAATTTAGctttgtttcacaaaaaaaaaactccattaaTGTTGTGGTTTTTGATCACTTTGGTAAATAACGTGCAACTAATATGTTGTTATAATTGGTTCAGTTTCGAAATGTGCGAATCCGCTTTACATTGGCCTATTATGGTTTTTCTAATAGCAAACCATTGATTTGTTTTAAACTTATGGAATTAATTTGCTATGATATAAATTCAATCTCAAACCAACTGTTTCTATGAAGAATTACCTTTTAAACTCTACAGAAGCAAGTTATCTAAACCTTTGAATCATGTTTACATCATGAAATTgatattttgtagtattaaaaGTATAAAGAGTACATTATTGACCTATTTTGAGAAAATGTAAGCTAATGTTTCGCTACAAAAGTGTACTGAAACAAAAATACGTCGCactatattatataaattataagggATATATCTCTTCCCTGCGAGTTCACctgtaaattttttacattatcttgtATCCCAGTCCAAGTAAACAGATAAAATCTTAGAAGTTTCATCATAATCAAAATACACACTAATTCAAGCACTGTTTATACCCAaggtgaagttaaaaaaattcgttGATTTAAAACACTAATACGCGTTATTTTATCCCAcagtaaaaacttatttttcgtacacattatttttatatagattATAAAAATTCTTTCTTGGGAATTCCTTAGACTATGTGAATTTAAACGGGTTTTATGGCAATAAGGTTAAGTCCAGCACTTAAATCTAGAGCCTCTTCGCGTCTACGCTTAAGACATTGAATTAGTGTAGAGTTATTTAATCTCTCTGCTTGCAGCTTTTGGTGAGCATGAAGTTTAATCACACGTGACAAACAACTTTGGTTTCCTCTATTTACCTTAGGTATTAATTTCGATTTCCTttcttgaattttatttctgaACACCACCATAACATCATTTCAATATACTTTTCCGATGTAAAAGTACTCGATTACTCGTTGGGGATATCCCCAATGGTTATAATTTATATAGAGTCACAATATTAGATATAGGGCttatttttctacttttttttttaaacatatatcaCGATTATTACTCTCACTTAATGTACAGAAACATGTCTTTAAACTTCGTAGGCCTGTCGAAAATGAGAAGCCTAACAATTTTGGTCCTTTGATGTATTGCGGTATATCCATTAGTTATAACTTTAGctaatatcttaaattaagtatGCATTTTCACATATTATTATTAGAGAAATCACGGATGTTCGATAACAACGATTCTCTTGGCCcttggagtattttttttttatccagcttaAAGTCTAGCCGGCGATGACGGAAACACACAATACAAATCAGGTATATTGGAGAAGTAATCGGGCTTAGACAGGTGTGAGAAGTTGGAGAGTTTTCGGAAAAGCATGCACGCCGAACATTTTTATCTCCGTTCAAATGTACACCCGTGAGTGTACAgttgtcaaaattttaaacaataggTTAAGTTATTGTATCATAAAGACTTTTAGGCCTAAAGAAGTTTCAGAAATAGTCATTCTTAAAAAAGTGTGAACTTACTTTGTAATACAATCAGTTATGCGAAAATTGATACTGTTTCATTTGGAAGGAATAATtactatttatattatttattgtattttttttggattaactaaaagtttataataatataaataattacaatatttataaccAATTGATAGAAAACTTTATtcttaagaaatttaattttggttCATATACATATACACTAAAATACATCTTCTCTTTCGTAATAGGAACATAGTTTGGTTTTAATTTTCTCCCCAATGTTGCAACGAAAGTTTAACATGCTGCGCAGCACATTCTAGATCATTCTGGGTGATTCTGATCGGTCGCTTGATAACAAAGGCCTTGACGCTTGATACTGAAAGAGAGGTTAAAAAGGCAAATGTTATCTCAAGTTCTTGCACATAAAGTGACCTCAGTTAAGCAGCTTCGGGAAAACCAGTaacattttttatcttcatttgcACACAGCGCAAATGAAATGGTAACACTTTCCTCTAACAGATGATGATAGTTTATAAGGGCAATAGGGGAGTCTCATATTTATTCTGTACATTGAGTAAAAAGAAAAAGTGAAGGCGTTCCTCTAGCGGATGCGTATCAACACCTGTAAGAGATTCAATGCTATGTCGGGAGTTTTAATAATTCTCTCACAGATCATGAAGCTTTAAAGGCAGCTCATATAAGTAACACGCCTTGAACCTAGACGTTTAGCGAGTTGCAAGTATAAAACAGAGCGACTTGAAGCTGTGCGCTGTTCGAGCTATGAAGAAGAATGGTTTCTCTTGGAAGATGATACCATTAATCAGGCAACCTATATTTTTGGCACTATCATTTAACTAGGTGTTGTGCAAGAAGCTAAtgataactatttatatttaaggtGATAGCATCCAACAGTTATCATGCTTGTTAGTACTGTAATAAAAATGCGTgctaaaccaataaaaaaatcttCTGGAGGTGTAAACATTTAGCAGGCGAAAAATAAGGACGGTGTTTCTGAGTTAGTTGAAagggaaaaataatttgttttaaatacaacGTCATAAATGGGAGTACCGTTGGCATTACTGTATTCAAAGCAGATGGCAGCCAAGCTGCGAGGGTACAACTGTTTCTTATATACGCATAAAGGCAAAAAGTCACGCAATTGCTGGCCTTAGCCATATATGTGTATTTGAACATAATTAAACTATTTACCCTGACGTGAAAACGTTCAAACAAGCAGCACGTGTATTGACTCCATGCAGAGCTAGAACTATACAGCCAGTTCACCTTTTCGTCGCGCTTGATGTTCAACGCCGTGTCAGAGGGGCACCGAGACAGTGAAGTACCGTGTTTGCGTTTGGAAACAACTTAAAAGGTCATTGTCCATAGTATTCGCTGTGATTTATGAcggaaatattaattaatacttacttaCCATCAGCAGGTGCAGTCAATCACCACTCCAGTAACGTTGCGGGTTTTGCATTATGGCGTTGGTGAGGAACATGGTGACTTCAAAACACGTCGTAGCATGCCGTcccctgacaattcctaactccatgattGGCTCGGTCTCTGGACTCGTAGTTTTGAAAAAAAGGTTACACGCTTTCATTAGTTGATTACGTTCAACAAAAGGCGTTTATATGCCACATCTTTGAACTGCAGGCTGATAAAATTACAAGATAAAAATGTTTCTCCTGCAGTATAAACAGATAGTTCAAATATTATATCCAGCTTTGAAATCGAGATTAAGACATTTTGAAACGAAAATGTGTTATATTGTATTTAAAGTATTACTACCACAACATTTGTGGGAATTAGATCTTTCAACTAGAGGCTATTACAGTTGCAAGGGAAAGTGACTTaactaaaggccctgtcacactatCAAACTCTCGCTTCCAATACATTGCAGGTAAGTTGGTCAAGTAATTTTAGAGGGATATAACATGGCCGAAAACGTCACTAGTGCAGCCATGTTATGGAAATTTGGATTTATTGAGtgcccataaaatattttgtaacttacATAAAAGAAATCAGCCAGTTGGAATCGTGCCCAGCGAAAACGAACACATCTTTCtccataataattttaatatgaatgtcgtatataaaataattaaaatgtaaaaaacaaattATCTGTATATAACTTATACAATtacagaatatttatttaattatgtaaaagtGTTAATGTAAGTAAATTTACTGTTTCAAAACTTAATGTAGGCACTAAAACATGCCATATTCAAAAATTTTCCTCGAACACTTCTTGCATGATTTTAATTATCAAATGAGATTAAAATAGAAAAAGTTTGAGCTAGCTCAGTCCAATAATAAACTTTGATATTGATAagatatttcattaatgtttggGGTTATTTGATGGAATAAGTTGAAAGCcatatttttatagtattacCCCTCCAACTATACCttcaaatatagttggagacgATTACTTGACTGTGACAGAACTTTAACAGCTGTCGACATACGACAATGTTACTTTACAAGTCCTGTTTTTGAACTGTATATTGAGAATGTTACAAAAGAACAAAGGTCATCCTGCAGTGTTCAACATTAAACAAAGGGTTTTGTATCAGGTCTGTATTCTTAAGTAAAATTGAGCAAATCATAAGAGGAAGCGTCTCTTGGAGTGCCCGATATCCAACTAGAGCATTGTTAAACATGTAAAATCCAACCAGAGAGGTTTTACAGTAGTAATATCTTTGTACTCGAGGGAGGGATTGTCAGAAGAGATAGTCGTTTCTCGTAGAGCTACCGATATTCCACAACTGTAGCACTACATTTCTGAATTTAAGGATAGGTATGTCAcaatagaaagtttttttttgtcttggaaatGCTGATATTCCAGAACTGTAAGACCAAATGTTTCAAATGAAGCATTCGCATGTCACAAGAGAAAGTGGTTTATTTTGGAGTTCCCAATATTTCACTCCTGTAGGCCCATATGTTTTAACTGGAGGATGATAATGTCACACGAGACGgttgtttattattaattgtgGTATTCTGAAACTATAGCACCATATGTTTGAACTAGATAATGGGCATGTTACAAGAGATATAGGGGTTTCTTTGGGAGCTGCCAATACATCATAACTGTAGCAACATATGTTTAAACTGGAGGATGGTCATGTATCAAGATATAGATAGAGGTTTCTTTTTGTAGCATCATATTCTTGAACTGGAGGATGGGCATGTCACTAGCGATGGATAGAGGTTTCTTTTTTGTAGCATCATATGCTTGAACTGGAGGATGGGCATGTCACTACAGATGGATAGAGGTTTCTTTTTGTAGCACCATTTGCTTGAACTGGAGGATGGGTATGTCACTGGCGATGGATAGAGGTTTCTTTTTGTAGAATCATATGCTTGAACTGGAGGATGGGAATGTCACTAGTGATGGATAGAGGTTTCTTTTTTGTAGCACCATATGCCGGAACTCTAGGCTGGGCCTGTCACAAGAGATCGCGTGTGTTCTAACTGGAGGCCGGGCACGCGCATGTTCGCAGGTGACGTCGTACAACAGGCAGCGCGTGTGGCGCTCCCTGCGGACGGGCCTCGAGGCCGTGCTGGAAGCAGGCACCGCCGCGCACGCCCAGCTCCAGCGCCTGGGCTACGACCAGACGGGCCCTCTGGTCGCCGTCGGCAAGTCCACCGAGTACAACGACCTGCTCGCGCTCCTGCTGGAGCACGGGCTGGACCCGGACGTCGCGGCGGACTCCAGCGACTGGACCATGCTGCACCACGCCGCCTACTCCAACACGGTGGTCACGGCGAGGCTGCTGCTGCGGCACGGCGCCCACACGGAGATGAGGAACGACAACAAGCGCACGCCGCTGGTGCAGACGGCGTGGGACAACCGTCTGGCGGGGCTCAAGCTGCTGGTGGACCACGGCGCGTACGTGAGCAGCGCGGACAAGTCGGGCCGCACGGCGCTGCACTACACGGCCGTCTACAACTACCTGGAGGCGGCGAAGTACCTGGTGGCCCACGGCGCGCTCACCGCCGCCAAGGACAGCGACGGCAAGACGGCCAGGCAGCTCGGCGGCACCAACAGCGTCGCCAGCTACCTCGCGGCCTTCGAGGGCTGAAGGGCTGCACTCCAGCCACTTCGTTTCCATCATTGGTGTTAGcagtagacaccggaaaaattcgcggattcatttggcgataggcCCCGAATAAAATTACGTTTTTCCTTCATGCTGCTTCgatctggaggactctgagccaatgaattaTAATTACTAGCATTATTGTTGACAATtctcacgagttagtagccaatgagcaggtggtatttgTCCGATgatgtagaggattgtggagtccgtCCTAGAGTTCATAGAAATCGCGAACTTTTCCGGTTCCTAGTTATTAGGTAAAAGTTGGTGAATATAGTTCCAAAaatctgtatgttttttttttttgaaataaccaAGACAAAGAGGCGATGATTTCTGTGTCCTAAAAAGTCAGGAAACACAAAAAATTTTGTATATGGAATATGCTCAGCACTTTATGACTTTTtcccaataaacatttttttttaccagaataTAATCTTACAGTAATTTTTGAGTAACTGCATGATGTATGCGTGTAGCTTATATGCACAACTGCGCAATGATATTTCGTGTGTGTATAGTGTTGAACAAAATATATTCTGATTTGTATTTAAACcgcaaataaacaaataaaacttcAATCTCCTTaatataaagaaaatatggtatATTTGACCTTTTTTCTCTGCCTAGAAGCCATGGTGGTACCCACAATAAATTAGTACTCCACGAAGCATGCATGATAGAGATACGTTTCAAAAACGgtttgtgactaaaaaaaaacatgagaaaAGAGTGTCTGAAACTACGATGCTGTGTGGAAAATGACCTCGCATGTCTGTGACTGGCTCCAAGGCCTGGCATTATCGACGCATCTTTAATATAGAAACTTCTTAAGGTAATTTGGGAAAACCATTGTTGAAAATTAAGTTCCCGGTTGGATGATGTTTCTACTCCTCCTGCCcatcctcaccccccccccccccctcggtccATAAAAAAACCGTAAGAGCctcttttaaatattagtaatccgCGAAAGTAAACGACCCAGGGCCCAGCAAAGTTCAGGGCCACCATTACAGTAAACCTCGGTGATCAAAGTCATGTCTGTGTTCATAACTAATCACACAAAGGACAGCAAAAGATACTTTAAGGTTCACAGAAAAAATTCTTATGGGGaaccggttgccaagaaataatttgcaatactacaaaaattttttttaactttgtactacacatggctatggttatttttacatatatgacatacgtttttcgagataatactgagcatatCTTAAGAAAATAGGCGCAGAATTtcgtattttaatttaagtttaatttaactattattttttaaccgTGGAAAAGATATTCGAATgtttaataattggacttt from Bacillus rossius redtenbacheri isolate Brsri chromosome 1, Brsri_v3, whole genome shotgun sequence includes these protein-coding regions:
- the LOC134528004 gene encoding transient receptor potential cation channel subfamily A member 1 homolog, which translates into the protein MKTTRSLFIIGLIFFVSVECRSIEDTQGDQEVQVPDDKPLSDLALHNFFTYLVEEKERLEDELNKLRQLVVETRGVSLTNISDLEAEFNNSVILVETWKKELKTEIANNSMKIEELTNTTLQNLFKSFMQARELEAQLNHTRQEAERLRASGELCESKVEPLRSTVEELKEKMKQLKVDVIKKLVTSYNRQRVWRSLRTGLEAVLEAGTAAHAQLQRLGYDQTGPLVAVGKSTEYNDLLALLLEHGLDPDVAADSSDWTMLHHAAYSNTVVTARLLLRHGAHTEMRNDNKRTPLVQTAWDNRLAGLKLLVDHGAYVSSADKSGRTALHYTAVYNYLEAAKYLVAHGALTAAKDSDGKTARQLGGTNSVASYLAAFEG